A window of the Longimicrobium sp. genome harbors these coding sequences:
- the rpmJ gene encoding 50S ribosomal protein L36 codes for MKVRASVKPICEHCKVIKRRGVIRIICKKNPRHKQRQG; via the coding sequence ATGAAGGTCCGCGCGAGCGTGAAGCCGATCTGCGAGCACTGCAAGGTGATCAAGCGGCGGGGCGTCATCCGCATCATCTGCAAGAAGAACCCGCGGCACAAGCAGCGCCAGGGCTAA
- the rpsM gene encoding 30S ribosomal protein S13 yields the protein MARIAGVDLPREKRVEIGLTYIFGIGRATSRRILGEAGINPDTRVHALNDEDVNKLRRIIDANIRVEGALRSEVSRNIKRLMDIGSYRGLRHRRGLPVRGQRTHTNARTKKGPRRAIAGKKKPGKK from the coding sequence ATGGCTCGTATCGCAGGCGTCGATCTGCCGCGTGAAAAGCGCGTCGAGATCGGCCTTACGTACATCTTCGGGATCGGCCGCGCCACGTCGCGCCGCATCCTGGGCGAGGCGGGGATCAACCCCGACACGCGCGTGCACGCCCTCAACGACGAGGACGTGAACAAGCTGCGCCGCATCATCGACGCGAACATTCGCGTGGAGGGTGCGCTGCGCTCGGAAGTCTCGCGCAACATCAAGCGCCTGATGGACATCGGCTCGTATCGGGGGCTTCGGCACCGCCGCGGGCTGCCGGTTCGCGGGCAGCGCACGCACACCAACGCGCGCACCAAGAAGGGCCCGCGCCGGGCCATCGCCGGCAAGAAGAAGCCGGGCAAGAAGTAA